A part of Saliniradius amylolyticus genomic DNA contains:
- the can gene encoding carbonate dehydratase — MSPGKNALHLRDAADFQVANASERGTVSIQDLFEKNRQWAQRTDTADPEFFNKLAKQQSPEYLWIGCSDSRVPANQIVDLLPGDIFVHRNVANQVIHTDLNCLSVLQFAVDVLKVKHIIVCGHYGCGGVAASIDGKQHGLIDNWLHHIEDVAHKHEAELSGLSQEDKVSRLCELNVLEQAKNVARTSIVKDALARGQDIEIHSWIYSLKNGRLKDLEQQ; from the coding sequence ATGTCACCGGGGAAAAACGCTTTACACTTAAGGGATGCCGCCGATTTTCAGGTGGCGAATGCCAGCGAGCGAGGAACTGTGAGTATTCAGGATTTATTCGAGAAAAATCGACAATGGGCTCAGCGTACCGACACCGCTGACCCAGAGTTTTTTAATAAGCTGGCAAAACAGCAAAGCCCCGAGTACCTGTGGATCGGCTGTTCGGACAGCCGCGTGCCTGCCAATCAGATCGTCGATTTACTGCCCGGAGATATCTTCGTGCATCGCAATGTGGCCAATCAGGTCATCCATACCGATCTCAACTGCCTGTCGGTGCTGCAATTCGCCGTTGACGTGCTTAAGGTCAAGCATATTATCGTCTGTGGTCATTATGGATGCGGCGGTGTAGCGGCGTCTATCGATGGTAAGCAGCACGGTCTTATCGACAACTGGCTGCACCATATCGAAGATGTGGCACACAAGCATGAAGCTGAACTGTCGGGCTTGTCTCAGGAGGATAAGGTGAGCCGCCTGTGTGAGTTGAATGTGCTGGAGCAGGCTAAAAATGTTGCTCGAACGTCTATTGTGAAAGATGCCCTTGCCCGAGGCCAGGATATTGAGATCCACAGCTGGATATACAGCCTGAAGAATGGCCGCTTGAAGGATCTGGAACAGCAATAA
- a CDS encoding glutamate-5-semialdehyde dehydrogenase, whose translation MSFSIKEMAKKARIASRQLAKVTSQKKNAVLHSIADNMEQQTPQILKANEKDLENGQQNGLSDAMMDRLKLTESSIRDIANAVRDIAAQADPVGSISNIHREESGIEVGKMRIPLGVIAMIYESRPNVTIDAAALCLKAGNGVVLRGGKEALHSNLALAECIYTALESNDLDRNCVVVVPDPDRAIMNELMTLNEDIDLIIPRGGEGLIRFVSENSRIPVIQHYKGVCHLYVDDKADEAKALSLLQNGKTQRTGVCNALETLLVHKDIAASFLPMAAAMLAEHKVKVHACENSIGYFDGAIPATEEDWDEEYLALEIAVRVVDSFDHAIEHLEAYSSGHTEVIATQDYSNAQKFIRSVNSAVVMANASSRFSDGGQLGLGAEIGISTSKLHAYGPMGVESLTTEKFVVLGDGHIRQ comes from the coding sequence ATGAGCTTTTCAATTAAAGAAATGGCTAAGAAAGCCCGCATCGCCTCGCGTCAGCTGGCTAAAGTAACCTCACAGAAGAAAAATGCCGTGCTGCACAGCATTGCAGACAATATGGAACAGCAAACGCCTCAGATCCTGAAAGCGAATGAAAAGGATTTGGAAAACGGCCAGCAAAATGGTCTGTCCGATGCCATGATGGATCGTCTGAAGCTGACCGAATCCAGCATCCGCGACATCGCCAATGCGGTGCGCGACATTGCTGCTCAGGCTGATCCGGTTGGTAGCATTAGCAACATTCACCGTGAAGAAAGCGGCATTGAAGTGGGCAAGATGCGCATCCCTCTGGGGGTGATTGCCATGATTTACGAGTCGCGCCCCAACGTCACTATTGATGCCGCAGCGCTGTGTTTGAAAGCCGGTAACGGTGTCGTATTGCGAGGCGGTAAGGAAGCCTTGCATTCCAATCTGGCGTTGGCTGAGTGCATTTACACGGCACTGGAATCCAACGATCTGGATCGTAACTGTGTGGTCGTGGTACCGGACCCTGATCGCGCTATCATGAACGAGCTGATGACGTTGAACGAGGACATTGATCTGATCATCCCTCGGGGCGGTGAAGGTCTGATTCGCTTCGTGTCGGAAAACAGCCGCATTCCTGTGATTCAGCATTACAAAGGTGTTTGTCACCTGTACGTAGATGATAAAGCCGACGAAGCCAAGGCATTAAGCCTGCTGCAAAATGGTAAGACTCAGCGCACTGGCGTATGTAATGCACTGGAGACCTTGCTGGTACATAAAGATATCGCTGCCAGCTTCCTGCCAATGGCGGCGGCCATGCTGGCCGAGCATAAGGTGAAGGTCCATGCCTGTGAAAACAGTATCGGTTACTTCGATGGCGCCATTCCGGCGACCGAAGAAGACTGGGACGAGGAGTACCTGGCGTTAGAAATTGCCGTGCGTGTGGTGGATAGCTTCGATCACGCCATCGAACACCTGGAAGCTTATAGCTCGGGCCACACCGAGGTGATCGCGACTCAGGATTATTCCAACGCCCAGAAGTTCATCCGCTCGGTGAATTCTGCGGTAGTGATGGCGAATGCTTCTTCGCGTTTCTCTGACGGCGGTCAACTGGGCTTGGGGGCTGAAATTGGTATCTCCACCAGTAAACTGCACGCTTATGGGCCCATGGGGGTAGAGTCACTGACCACTGAGAAATTTGTGGTGTTGGGTGACGGTCATATTCGCCAGTAA
- the proB gene encoding glutamate 5-kinase, producing MTEFNWQRAVIKVGSALISPDGHKCSAKYLLAIARFITESREQGKQVVIVSSGGVAAGRSTISHTAHPSIAEKQAMAAVGQMQMMENWSRFFDFPCAQVLLTYDDFHDRSRYVNIKNTIRELLNNNVLPIVNENDTVAVDALKVGDNDNLAAYAAMVAEADTMIICSDIDGLYDADPRINPDAKLIPEVEQITSEIYELAGGPGTKVGTGGMRTKIEAADKCAESGMQTLIVNGSKGEVFDALLDGRIPGTRFLPTKTPDTAKEQWLKHALIATGRIDVDKGAKKALIKEGASLLPIGITHVEGDFMPGDAVEVCYDGVPFAKGVALYSAADLHAIKGLQSADFEDAIGYTSGEAAVHRDDLALL from the coding sequence ATGACTGAATTTAACTGGCAACGAGCAGTCATCAAAGTTGGCAGTGCGTTGATTTCACCCGATGGACATAAATGCAGCGCTAAATATTTGCTCGCGATTGCCAGATTCATTACCGAAAGTCGAGAGCAAGGCAAGCAGGTGGTGATTGTGTCGTCAGGTGGTGTCGCTGCCGGTCGCAGTACGATTTCCCACACCGCTCACCCGTCTATTGCAGAAAAGCAGGCCATGGCCGCAGTCGGTCAGATGCAGATGATGGAAAACTGGTCACGTTTTTTCGATTTCCCCTGTGCCCAGGTTCTTTTGACCTATGATGACTTCCACGACAGAAGTCGCTACGTCAATATCAAGAATACCATCCGAGAACTATTGAATAATAATGTGCTGCCCATCGTTAATGAGAACGATACGGTAGCCGTCGACGCCTTGAAGGTGGGTGATAACGATAACCTTGCTGCGTATGCGGCGATGGTGGCGGAAGCGGATACGATGATTATATGCTCCGACATCGATGGTCTGTACGACGCTGATCCCCGCATTAATCCGGACGCCAAGCTGATTCCGGAAGTCGAGCAAATCACCAGCGAGATCTATGAACTGGCGGGCGGTCCGGGCACCAAAGTCGGAACCGGCGGTATGCGTACCAAGATCGAAGCGGCCGACAAATGTGCCGAAAGTGGTATGCAGACCCTGATCGTGAACGGCAGCAAGGGTGAAGTTTTTGATGCCCTGCTGGATGGTCGCATCCCGGGCACGCGTTTCCTGCCAACCAAAACGCCAGATACTGCCAAAGAGCAGTGGTTGAAACATGCGTTAATAGCCACAGGTCGTATTGACGTGGATAAAGGTGCCAAGAAGGCGCTGATCAAAGAGGGTGCTTCCCTGCTTCCCATTGGCATCACCCATGTTGAAGGCGACTTTATGCCGGGCGATGCTGTAGAGGTGTGCTACGACGGCGTGCCCTTTGCCAAAGGCGTTGCCTTGTACAGTGCCGCCGACTTGCACGCCATTAAAGGGTTGCAGAGTGCGGACTTTGAAGATGCTATCGGCTACACCTCGGGTGAGGCAGCCGTGCATCGTGACGACCTGGCGCTGCTGTAG
- a CDS encoding DUF6482 family protein, with protein MEIQYARLNKGKPLEQLYVRALEMGIYLVEVDQGQGLALLYNGDRPMRFHSLTLVKKAFVDFTVKQAKLCHESPYDEMIGNGPVSAESMELPLNMKLGAV; from the coding sequence GTGGAAATTCAATATGCCCGACTGAATAAAGGCAAGCCCCTAGAGCAGCTTTATGTTCGCGCACTGGAAATGGGCATCTACCTGGTGGAGGTGGATCAGGGGCAAGGGCTGGCGTTGTTATATAATGGTGATCGGCCAATGCGCTTTCACAGCCTGACCTTGGTGAAGAAGGCCTTCGTCGATTTTACGGTAAAACAGGCTAAGCTTTGTCATGAATCGCCGTATGATGAAATGATCGGCAATGGACCCGTATCGGCGGAGTCCATGGAACTGCCCCTGAACATGAAACTGGGGGCGGTTTAG
- a CDS encoding DUF3014 domain-containing protein encodes MTEQDTQTSRSLVPYILIAIVILAVVLGIYFWRSSEPATEQPKPVTETPLQPVTESQSQQAEPEPQEPSAPEPVERPDPVTEPEPDPAPEPELPDISDSAIKTALSEAGAYEAVARLLVDEDLLRRFVVFSVNAADEELAPRHGLVKPPEQSFKTYQQAGKEWIDAASYKRYTPYAEALDSMETETLLSLYDDYKPVIQEIYGEIGRGGEFDYVLMDAIDHLLDTPEVPMPVEVKTESVMYQYADPHLESLSALQKQLLRTGPENMRIIKAKLRELKQALINKNGPQ; translated from the coding sequence ATGACAGAGCAAGATACCCAAACTTCACGTTCCTTAGTGCCCTATATCTTGATTGCAATCGTGATTCTGGCTGTGGTGCTGGGTATTTATTTCTGGCGCTCTTCTGAGCCCGCAACTGAACAGCCCAAGCCGGTGACCGAAACACCGCTCCAACCCGTCACCGAGTCCCAATCTCAACAGGCGGAGCCTGAGCCTCAAGAACCATCCGCACCCGAGCCGGTGGAACGACCAGACCCTGTAACGGAGCCCGAGCCAGACCCCGCGCCCGAACCAGAGTTACCCGATATATCAGACAGTGCCATCAAAACAGCTTTGTCCGAAGCGGGCGCTTATGAAGCTGTCGCTCGTCTGCTGGTTGATGAAGATTTATTGCGCCGCTTTGTAGTGTTTTCCGTTAATGCCGCCGATGAAGAACTGGCCCCTCGGCATGGCTTGGTTAAGCCACCGGAGCAGTCCTTTAAAACCTATCAACAGGCGGGTAAGGAATGGATCGACGCCGCCAGCTACAAACGCTATACGCCCTATGCGGAAGCGCTGGACTCCATGGAGACTGAGACGCTACTTAGCCTGTATGATGACTACAAGCCCGTAATACAGGAAATCTATGGCGAAATAGGTCGGGGTGGTGAATTCGATTATGTATTGATGGATGCCATCGACCACCTGTTAGATACTCCTGAGGTGCCGATGCCAGTAGAAGTCAAGACCGAGAGCGTTATGTATCAATACGCCGACCCACACCTCGAATCACTATCGGCCCTGCAAAAACAACTGCTGCGCACTGGCCCTGAGAACATGCGCATCATCAAGGCCAAGCTGAGAGAGTTAAAGCAGGCCTTGATCAACAAAAATGGACCTCAATAA
- a CDS encoding DUF1285 domain-containing protein yields MDLNKLQQQLADEQQALPPVDQWDPPFCGDMDLVIKHDGSWQYHGSPIGRQSLVKLFASVLKREGENYFLVTPVEKLGIRVEDSPFVATQWQRTDDGYLNFTTNVGDRFVLGDDHPIALFSDKTSSAILPYARVRRNLWARLHQNVLYQLVHEASLEDGDTGQQLMLHSGPYSCSLGLTE; encoded by the coding sequence ATGGACCTCAATAAACTCCAGCAGCAGCTGGCGGACGAACAACAGGCTTTGCCGCCGGTCGACCAATGGGACCCTCCGTTTTGCGGTGATATGGACCTGGTCATCAAGCATGATGGTAGTTGGCAATACCACGGCAGCCCCATTGGACGGCAATCACTGGTTAAACTGTTTGCCAGCGTGCTAAAACGAGAAGGCGAAAACTATTTTCTGGTAACCCCGGTGGAAAAACTCGGAATTCGGGTAGAAGATAGTCCCTTTGTGGCAACCCAGTGGCAACGCACCGATGACGGCTACCTGAACTTCACCACTAACGTCGGTGACCGCTTTGTGCTCGGCGATGACCACCCCATTGCGCTTTTTTCGGATAAGACTTCGTCAGCCATACTTCCCTATGCCCGTGTGCGCCGAAACCTTTGGGCAAGGTTACATCAGAATGTATTGTATCAGTTGGTGCACGAAGCCAGCCTGGAGGATGGCGATACAGGCCAGCAATTAATGCTCCACAGCGGCCCGTACAGCTGCAGCCTGGGGCTAACGGAGTAG
- a CDS encoding methyl-accepting chemotaxis protein, with protein MARDKSLINEEVSYGENQELVSTTDLRGVITYANPVFCEVAGYSYDELVGKNHNIVRHPDMPKVAFKDLWSHLEKHQSWRGMVKNRCKDGRYYWVDAYVTPIYENGQKVGYQSVRVKPSRELVDRAEHIYRQVNQGKFNSREISVNQKLTFSGLLALVAVLLNGGLGGLWAGLITAVGVGASLAVFWRELVVIPRLSHRLGSEYDSISRFVYAGKGVTSHVEFHLGMLKAKLRTVIGRMLDATHSLEAIAKENDDSARMTAEGLNNQRSEVEQIATAITEMASTSQEIARNTSDTNSKVGEASNFSRQAQQRVQQSKSKVTELSRVVSDAADSAEQLVQEADKVSNVMGEIEAIAEQTNLLALNAAIESARAGESGRGFSVVADEVRALSKRTQTSTANIHSSLDEMRQTLSRWVDTMENSKNQALECEDDANQTTEAIEEINRMMAEISDFSTQIATASEQQEQVCEEVSRNTNNITNIADENAQVAQSMEQGASELRNSIERLMSMAKTFSGH; from the coding sequence ATGGCCCGCGATAAATCTTTAATCAATGAAGAAGTCTCCTACGGTGAAAACCAGGAGTTGGTGTCCACCACCGACTTACGCGGTGTAATTACCTACGCAAATCCAGTGTTTTGTGAGGTGGCCGGCTACTCCTATGACGAATTGGTGGGCAAGAATCACAATATTGTTCGTCACCCGGACATGCCTAAGGTAGCTTTCAAAGACTTATGGTCGCATCTCGAGAAGCATCAGTCCTGGCGAGGCATGGTGAAAAATCGTTGTAAGGATGGGCGCTACTATTGGGTGGATGCTTATGTCACGCCCATTTACGAAAATGGCCAAAAGGTGGGTTATCAGTCGGTGCGGGTAAAACCCAGTCGCGAACTGGTAGACCGTGCTGAGCATATTTACCGACAGGTCAACCAGGGCAAATTCAATAGCCGTGAAATCAGCGTTAACCAGAAACTGACTTTTTCAGGCCTTCTGGCGCTGGTGGCTGTGTTACTCAATGGAGGCCTGGGCGGTCTTTGGGCGGGCTTAATCACAGCGGTCGGTGTGGGAGCCAGCTTGGCCGTATTCTGGCGTGAATTGGTGGTTATCCCGCGTTTGTCCCATCGATTGGGCAGCGAATACGACAGCATCAGCCGGTTTGTTTATGCTGGCAAAGGTGTCACCAGTCATGTGGAGTTTCATCTCGGCATGTTGAAAGCCAAACTCAGAACTGTGATCGGCCGGATGCTGGATGCGACACACAGCCTTGAGGCGATTGCTAAAGAGAACGATGATTCTGCAAGAATGACCGCCGAAGGACTGAATAACCAACGCTCGGAAGTGGAGCAGATCGCCACAGCCATCACTGAAATGGCGTCCACTAGCCAGGAAATCGCTCGTAATACCTCAGACACCAATAGCAAAGTGGGCGAAGCCAGTAACTTCTCACGTCAGGCCCAGCAACGGGTCCAACAGAGCAAGTCTAAGGTTACCGAACTATCCCGGGTCGTCTCCGATGCTGCCGACTCGGCGGAGCAACTGGTACAGGAAGCGGATAAGGTTAGCAATGTGATGGGGGAAATCGAGGCCATCGCCGAGCAGACCAATTTATTGGCATTGAATGCCGCTATTGAATCGGCGCGGGCCGGCGAGAGTGGTCGTGGTTTTAGTGTGGTGGCCGATGAAGTGCGCGCGTTGTCCAAACGTACCCAAACCTCCACAGCCAATATTCATTCCAGCCTGGATGAGATGCGCCAAACCCTCAGTCGCTGGGTGGATACCATGGAAAACAGTAAAAATCAGGCTTTGGAATGTGAAGACGATGCCAACCAGACCACTGAGGCGATCGAAGAAATTAACCGAATGATGGCGGAGATTTCCGATTTCTCCACTCAGATCGCCACCGCCTCTGAGCAGCAGGAGCAGGTGTGTGAGGAGGTATCTCGTAACACTAATAACATCACCAACATCGCAGACGAGAATGCGCAGGTGGCACAGAGTATGGAGCAGGGAGCAAGTGAGTTACGCAATAGTATTGAGCGTTTAATGTCTATGGCTAAGACCTTTAGCGGACATTAG
- the hemN gene encoding oxygen-independent coproporphyrinogen III oxidase, with product MNQSGTRPLNKYEINGPRYTSYPTALQLGQFNRDTMLDSYRSSNNPGLSLYLHIPFCHSPCYYCGCNKLITRNSNKASRYLDYLCREIATQGLLFADKPVHQIHFGGGTPTFLSDEQLHHILTTLTEQFRVDEDAEISLEIDPRTVEVSRLDILKSMGINRLSIGVQDFHPQVQKAINREQDEQQIRALIVRAYQLDFASVSLDLIYGLPHQTPQSFAETIDKVIELSPDRLSVFHYAHLPERFAAQRKIDETALPDSATRKKIFAIAKQKLVDAGYLCIGMDHFAKADDSLAIAQQNGRLHRNFQGYTTHGDCDLLGMGVSAISQVNDVIVQNDKRLKGYYNRLDDFGFALDKGYQLSQDDLIRAAVIRQLICHFDLTFADIGNAYDIDFSLYFAEELRQLAVMQEDGLLSLDDHKVCVSPHGRAYIRAICMVFDKYLERKTRRQSFSRII from the coding sequence ATGAATCAGTCCGGGACCAGGCCGTTGAATAAGTATGAGATCAACGGACCCAGATATACCTCCTATCCGACCGCATTGCAGTTAGGGCAATTCAATCGTGATACCATGCTGGATAGCTATCGCTCCAGCAACAACCCGGGGCTGTCGCTGTATTTGCATATTCCTTTTTGCCACTCCCCTTGCTACTACTGTGGCTGTAATAAGCTGATTACCCGAAACTCCAATAAGGCCAGCCGCTATCTGGATTATCTGTGTCGGGAAATTGCTACTCAGGGGTTGTTATTTGCCGATAAACCGGTGCATCAGATCCATTTCGGAGGCGGCACACCCACGTTTCTCAGCGATGAGCAGCTTCACCACATATTAACTACCTTAACTGAACAGTTTCGTGTGGATGAGGATGCCGAGATCAGCCTGGAGATCGACCCCAGAACGGTTGAAGTATCAAGACTTGATATTCTTAAATCTATGGGGATTAACCGCCTCAGCATTGGTGTACAGGACTTTCACCCACAAGTGCAGAAGGCCATCAACCGAGAGCAAGATGAACAACAGATCAGGGCCTTGATAGTGCGGGCTTATCAACTGGATTTTGCGTCTGTTAGTCTGGACCTGATTTATGGCCTGCCTCACCAGACGCCGCAAAGTTTTGCCGAGACCATCGATAAAGTTATCGAACTATCGCCGGATCGGTTGTCGGTCTTTCATTATGCCCACCTTCCAGAGCGTTTTGCGGCCCAGCGTAAAATCGATGAGACGGCGCTCCCTGACAGCGCTACACGGAAAAAGATCTTTGCCATCGCCAAACAAAAGTTGGTGGATGCCGGCTATCTGTGTATCGGCATGGATCATTTTGCCAAAGCCGACGACAGTCTTGCCATTGCCCAGCAAAACGGGCGTCTGCATCGCAACTTCCAGGGTTATACCACCCACGGTGATTGTGATTTATTGGGAATGGGCGTGTCGGCTATCAGTCAGGTCAACGATGTGATTGTTCAGAATGATAAAAGGCTCAAGGGCTACTACAACAGGCTGGACGACTTCGGCTTCGCTTTAGATAAAGGCTATCAGCTGAGTCAGGATGACCTGATACGGGCTGCGGTGATTCGTCAGTTAATTTGCCATTTTGATCTGACCTTTGCTGATATAGGCAACGCCTACGATATCGACTTTAGTCTGTATTTCGCCGAGGAATTAAGGCAGTTGGCCGTAATGCAGGAAGACGGGTTACTGTCTTTGGATGACCACAAAGTCTGTGTCAGTCCTCATGGGCGGGCATATATCCGCGCGATTTGTATGGTTTTCGACAAATATTTGGAGCGAAAGACAAGAAGACAATCCTTCTCCCGTATAATTTAG
- a CDS encoding metal-dependent hydrolase family protein — protein sequence MKYTLLCLSALLSTSVMADTYIHAGHLITAQDDQLLSDMTVVVAGNRIKAIHSGYRTPDDDDTLVDLKNSTLMPGLMDMHTHISSQFGPRSYMEGFTQNEADYALKGVYYAGKTLDAGFTTVRNLGDAYNETVALRDAINKGLVEGPRIFTAAKSIATTGGHADPTNGTADIFEGDPGPKEGVMNGIADARKAVRQRYKDGADLIKITATGGVLSVAKSGQNPQFMNDEVAAIVETANDYEMTVAVHAHGKEGMERAIKAGVTSIEHGTYMDEETMALMKEHGTYYVPTIMAGDWVAEKAEVEGFFPELVRPKAAEIGPLIQQTFARAYKAGVKIAFGTDSGVSAHGDNGKEFALMVEAGMPAIEAIRSATYHTAKLLRINDKLGTVEPGKLADLVAVPGNPLEDIELMQQVSFVMKGGKVYKDK from the coding sequence ATGAAATACACGCTTTTGTGCCTCAGTGCGCTGCTGAGCACCTCGGTAATGGCCGACACCTATATTCATGCCGGTCACTTGATCACCGCCCAAGACGACCAGTTACTCAGTGATATGACTGTGGTCGTGGCTGGCAACCGGATAAAAGCCATCCATTCCGGCTATCGTACCCCGGATGATGATGACACTCTGGTGGATCTTAAAAACAGCACCCTGATGCCGGGACTGATGGATATGCACACCCATATCAGCTCCCAGTTTGGCCCCCGATCCTACATGGAAGGCTTTACTCAGAATGAAGCCGACTATGCGCTAAAAGGCGTGTATTACGCTGGCAAGACACTGGATGCAGGCTTTACGACGGTGCGTAATCTGGGTGATGCGTATAATGAAACGGTGGCATTGCGCGACGCCATAAACAAGGGTCTGGTCGAAGGACCCCGTATCTTTACAGCGGCCAAATCCATCGCCACCACCGGCGGACATGCCGATCCCACGAATGGCACTGCGGATATTTTTGAAGGCGATCCCGGTCCGAAAGAGGGCGTGATGAACGGTATTGCCGATGCCCGTAAAGCGGTGCGTCAGCGATATAAGGACGGTGCCGATCTGATTAAAATCACCGCCACCGGCGGGGTATTGTCGGTAGCAAAGAGCGGCCAGAACCCTCAGTTCATGAATGATGAAGTCGCAGCCATCGTCGAAACCGCCAATGACTATGAGATGACCGTTGCGGTTCATGCCCATGGCAAGGAGGGCATGGAGCGCGCGATCAAGGCCGGTGTCACCTCCATCGAACATGGCACCTATATGGATGAGGAAACCATGGCGCTGATGAAAGAGCATGGCACCTATTATGTGCCCACCATTATGGCAGGCGACTGGGTGGCGGAGAAAGCCGAAGTTGAAGGCTTCTTCCCTGAGCTTGTGCGCCCTAAGGCGGCTGAGATCGGTCCGCTGATCCAACAAACCTTTGCCAGAGCCTATAAAGCTGGTGTAAAGATTGCCTTTGGCACCGATTCCGGCGTATCTGCTCACGGGGACAACGGTAAAGAATTTGCACTTATGGTAGAGGCAGGAATGCCCGCCATTGAAGCCATTCGCTCAGCCACTTACCACACGGCTAAACTGCTGCGTATCAATGATAAACTGGGCACTGTGGAGCCGGGAAAGTTGGCGGATTTGGTGGCAGTCCCTGGTAATCCACTTGAAGACATTGAGTTAATGCAGCAAGTGTCTTTTGTAATGAAAGGCGGTAAAGTTTATAAAGATAAGTAA
- a CDS encoding entericidin A/B family lipoprotein, which produces MQKMKPLIALCSALALLLAGGCATMEGIGKDLEKAGEEIQEASES; this is translated from the coding sequence ATGCAAAAAATGAAACCCCTTATCGCCCTGTGCAGTGCCTTAGCCCTACTATTAGCGGGCGGCTGTGCCACCATGGAAGGCATCGGCAAGGATTTGGAAAAGGCGGGAGAGGAAATTCAGGAAGCCTCCGAGTCTTAA
- a CDS encoding Dps family protein has translation MSNIDIGINSEDRNAVADGLKRLLADSYTLYLQTHNFHWNVTGPQFRELHLMFEEHYTELAEAVDDIAERIRTLGVESPGTYKAFSKLTAIEETEEVPAAAEMVVILTKSHEQVVRTAREVLATAQKADDESTAALVSDRMAIHEKTAWMLRSMQ, from the coding sequence ATGAGCAATATTGATATTGGTATCAACTCTGAAGACAGAAACGCGGTAGCCGATGGTCTGAAACGTCTGCTGGCAGACAGTTACACTCTGTATCTGCAGACCCACAATTTTCATTGGAACGTAACCGGACCACAATTTCGTGAGTTGCATCTGATGTTTGAGGAGCACTATACCGAATTGGCCGAAGCAGTAGATGATATCGCCGAGCGAATTCGTACTCTGGGCGTTGAATCCCCAGGCACTTATAAAGCCTTTTCCAAGCTAACGGCCATCGAGGAAACCGAAGAGGTACCGGCCGCCGCCGAAATGGTAGTTATCCTCACGAAGAGCCACGAGCAGGTCGTTCGTACTGCCAGAGAAGTGTTGGCCACAGCCCAGAAAGCCGATGATGAGTCGACCGCTGCACTGGTGTCAGATCGAATGGCCATTCACGAGAAAACGGCCTGGATGTTGCGTTCCATGCAATAA